In Aerococcus loyolae, a genomic segment contains:
- the dapA gene encoding 4-hydroxy-tetrahydrodipicolinate synthase, translating to MSIYTGSGVALVTPYEDTAEKKVNFDVFKELIDFQIDAGTDALIIDGTTGEASTQTDEEQVEVIKFAVDYVNGRVPVIAGAGSNDTRHGVQLTKDCEAVGADAILSVTPYYLKTSQQGLIEHYHAIAGAVDIPVILYDVPGRTGMTIQPESLKELAKVDNIVALKDATGNFNHSVDNLHAVGEAIDFYSGNDDTIVPLMSLGAKGVISVLANIAPKAVNQMTHAALKSDFKTARKIQADYKPLIDLLFAEPNPIPIKAAVALLGFNVGPTRLPLTAPGSELVEKIKAEMHSLGII from the coding sequence ATGTCAATTTATACTGGTTCAGGCGTTGCTTTGGTGACACCCTATGAGGATACCGCAGAAAAAAAGGTTAATTTTGATGTATTCAAAGAATTAATTGACTTTCAAATTGACGCTGGTACTGACGCCCTCATTATCGACGGCACAACTGGTGAAGCTTCTACTCAGACCGACGAAGAACAAGTTGAAGTCATTAAGTTTGCAGTGGATTATGTTAATGGACGCGTTCCTGTGATTGCCGGTGCCGGCTCTAACGATACCCGTCACGGGGTGCAATTAACCAAAGACTGTGAAGCAGTCGGTGCGGATGCCATTCTTTCCGTTACCCCCTACTACTTAAAAACCAGCCAACAAGGCCTTATCGAACACTACCACGCCATTGCTGGAGCGGTAGACATTCCTGTTATCCTCTATGACGTACCAGGAAGAACGGGGATGACCATTCAACCGGAGAGCCTTAAAGAATTAGCTAAGGTGGATAATATTGTAGCCTTAAAAGATGCTACCGGTAACTTTAACCATTCTGTCGATAACTTACACGCTGTTGGCGAAGCCATCGATTTCTATTCAGGCAATGATGATACCATCGTGCCATTAATGAGCTTAGGGGCAAAAGGGGTTATTTCGGTTTTAGCTAATATTGCCCCCAAAGCCGTTAACCAAATGACCCATGCGGCACTAAAGAGTGACTTCAAAACCGCAAGAAAGATTCAAGCCGACTACAAACCATTAATCGACTTACTCTTTGCTGAACCAAATCCAATTCCAATTAAAGCAGCGGTAGCCTTACTTGGTTTTAATGTGGGGCCTACCCGTCTACCTTTAACAGCTCCAGGTAGTGAATTAGTCGAAAAAATTAAAGCTGAAATGCATTCCCTAGGCATCATTTAA
- a CDS encoding tetratricopeptide repeat protein has translation MDEQQQSLLNDLSKNFTGNFKDDTTYIVSKVKDHFRDLQEDEELRQRIEKVLLDAYPEEEEPILRLWTDLTDRSDDDFIQHMKELIDEGKATDAQFEMNLFINAMEADFIEYKPKPNVKYYSINDWIDLFIFTWYEPQTLELRPTKRDYSKIYNSYAEVLMAANEWQEAAEAYKQALLWNPYNAKTIFNLAGVYQLMEQYGMSFATILNGFRYAVRREDFSRGYAYLAYFYEKKDDLKTATQLYYLSLAWSDNSRAQERLAVIEEEMGYLEPALEGEALQKFKKDYRIINYPNAEMLNGLKAAASRAMALHSYETAYVYYGLYMDLVDSPEDYIVKMIRELDYRLKGDQDC, from the coding sequence ATGGACGAACAACAGCAAAGTCTGTTAAATGATTTAAGTAAAAACTTTACGGGAAACTTTAAAGACGATACGACCTATATTGTTAGCAAGGTCAAGGATCATTTCCGTGATTTACAAGAGGATGAGGAATTACGTCAGCGAATTGAGAAAGTCCTCCTGGATGCTTATCCTGAAGAAGAGGAACCAATTTTACGTTTATGGACAGATTTGACGGATCGTTCTGATGATGATTTTATCCAACACATGAAAGAATTAATTGATGAAGGCAAGGCCACTGATGCCCAGTTCGAGATGAATCTCTTTATCAATGCCATGGAAGCTGACTTTATTGAATACAAGCCTAAACCTAATGTAAAATATTATTCGATTAATGACTGGATCGACTTATTTATTTTTACTTGGTATGAACCTCAAACGCTAGAATTGCGTCCAACCAAACGCGATTACTCCAAAATCTATAATTCCTACGCTGAAGTGCTGATGGCTGCCAATGAATGGCAGGAGGCCGCCGAAGCCTATAAGCAAGCCTTGCTTTGGAACCCCTATAATGCCAAAACGATTTTTAATTTGGCAGGGGTTTACCAATTGATGGAACAATACGGAATGAGCTTTGCAACGATTTTGAATGGTTTTCGCTACGCCGTAAGACGGGAAGACTTCTCCCGAGGCTATGCCTATCTGGCGTATTTCTATGAGAAAAAAGATGACCTAAAAACCGCGACTCAGTTATACTACCTGAGTTTGGCTTGGTCAGATAATTCCCGGGCCCAAGAACGCTTGGCGGTTATCGAAGAGGAAATGGGCTACTTGGAGCCGGCCCTTGAAGGCGAAGCCCTGCAAAAATTTAAGAAGGATTATCGTATTATCAACTATCCGAATGCAGAAATGTTGAATGGACTCAAGGCCGCAGCCAGTCGGGCCATGGCCCTACATTCCTATGAAACTGCCTATGTTTATTACGGCCTCTACATGGACCTGGTTGACTCACCCGAAGACTATATTGTGAAGATGATTCGGGAACTGGATTACCGTTTGAAAGGTGACCAGGACTGTTAA
- the alr gene encoding alanine racemase, with translation MICGEHRPTRVVVSIPNIVDNYLLFKHAFGPKAKTYAVIKADAYGHGSIPIAKALTEAGAEGFCVAVTDEALALREAGIQAPILILGITEVQDAWLHAQHDISLTISSLDWLKAAYAQRPTDPEFPPLKLHLKVDSGMGRIGLRDSLAGQEIIDYISDHQEAFELEGVFTHYATADSNRVQDQDYVAKQSQRFEDFIQALDFSKLNKKPLIHRSNTALALWYPEKTMDIVRLGIGLYGENPAGPDFELPEVMPLKPAFTLESELVYIKKLQAGESISYGATYTTESDQWIGTLPIGYADGLPRSSSGFEVLIAGYKCPIVGRVCMDQCMVALPKELPLHEKVTLIGSDDQGNYISAWDLALYNHTIAYEITCGISERVPRTYVYS, from the coding sequence ATGATTTGTGGCGAACATCGCCCTACTCGGGTTGTTGTTTCAATTCCAAATATTGTTGATAACTACCTACTATTTAAACATGCCTTTGGCCCTAAAGCCAAGACATATGCAGTGATTAAAGCAGATGCCTATGGCCACGGCTCCATTCCTATCGCTAAAGCGCTCACTGAAGCCGGGGCAGAGGGCTTCTGTGTCGCTGTCACTGATGAAGCTCTGGCCCTCAGAGAAGCAGGTATCCAGGCTCCTATCCTCATTTTAGGGATCACCGAGGTTCAAGATGCCTGGCTCCATGCCCAACATGATATCAGTCTGACCATCTCGTCTTTAGATTGGTTAAAGGCGGCTTACGCCCAACGCCCAACAGACCCAGAATTCCCACCTTTAAAACTGCATTTAAAGGTGGATTCAGGAATGGGTCGGATTGGTTTACGCGATAGCCTGGCTGGCCAAGAAATTATCGACTATATTAGTGATCACCAAGAAGCTTTTGAATTAGAAGGCGTCTTTACCCATTATGCCACTGCTGATAGTAATCGCGTCCAAGACCAAGACTATGTCGCTAAGCAATCCCAACGTTTTGAAGACTTTATCCAAGCCTTAGATTTTTCCAAACTTAATAAGAAGCCCCTCATTCACCGGTCCAACACAGCCCTAGCCCTCTGGTATCCAGAAAAAACCATGGACATCGTTCGCTTAGGGATTGGTTTATATGGGGAAAACCCCGCCGGTCCCGATTTTGAACTCCCAGAGGTTATGCCACTAAAACCGGCCTTCACCCTGGAAAGTGAATTAGTCTATATCAAAAAATTACAAGCTGGCGAATCGATTAGCTATGGAGCGACTTACACCACTGAATCCGATCAATGGATTGGAACCCTTCCGATTGGCTATGCTGACGGGCTACCCAGGTCTTCCTCTGGCTTTGAAGTCTTGATTGCTGGTTACAAGTGCCCAATTGTGGGGCGGGTATGCATGGACCAATGCATGGTGGCTCTGCCTAAAGAACTCCCCCTCCACGAAAAGGTCACCTTGATTGGTAGCGATGACCAAGGTAACTACATTTCGGCCTGGGACCTGGCCTTGTATAACCATACCATTGCTTATGAAATTACCTGTGGCATTAGCGAACGGGTGCCGCGCACCTATGTCTACTCATAA
- a CDS encoding helix-turn-helix domain-containing protein — protein MSLLSVPYRIKVTALKKDNLLTYNRSLYHRQEMLFSQKTLEIQTPNQSLTLQSQQVVSLPANIRVNFKTDKIDKDQEHLGFLLAIGDPYLEAVSDSFIATPEINQLFAKMQILSVDRHDWKYLNQVLTEMNQTQSYAKTQLQQKRLFALTCQLLVDCCHLFEQKHLHPHIRDQRYELATAIAQFIDSHLAEDLPLSLISKRFNYSSSTLNRLFEEFYHSTLHQYIINKRLERAQDLINQGESIQNTWQKVGFNDYSSFYRAFKKHYHYPPHDLRKH, from the coding sequence ATGTCACTCTTATCAGTTCCCTACCGGATAAAAGTCACTGCTCTAAAAAAGGACAATTTGCTGACCTATAATCGTTCCCTTTATCACCGTCAGGAGATGCTCTTTAGCCAAAAAACTTTAGAAATCCAAACGCCCAACCAAAGCTTAACTCTCCAAAGCCAGCAGGTCGTTTCCCTCCCTGCCAATATCCGGGTCAACTTTAAGACTGATAAGATCGACAAAGACCAGGAACATCTGGGCTTTCTTTTGGCTATTGGTGATCCCTACTTGGAGGCGGTCAGTGATAGCTTTATCGCTACTCCTGAAATTAATCAACTCTTTGCTAAAATGCAGATTTTAAGTGTTGACCGTCACGATTGGAAATACCTCAACCAGGTACTTACTGAAATGAACCAAACCCAATCCTATGCTAAGACCCAGCTCCAACAGAAGCGGCTCTTTGCCCTAACCTGTCAATTACTGGTGGACTGCTGTCACTTATTTGAGCAAAAACACCTCCACCCCCATATTCGTGACCAACGCTATGAATTAGCCACCGCCATTGCGCAATTTATTGACAGCCACCTGGCTGAAGACCTGCCCTTATCGCTCATTTCCAAGCGCTTTAATTATAGTAGCTCTACCCTCAATCGTTTGTTTGAAGAATTTTACCATTCCACCCTCCACCAATACATCATCAACAAACGATTAGAACGGGCCCAGGACTTAATTAACCAGGGTGAATCGATCCAAAACACCTGGCAAAAGGTAGGCTTTAATGACTATTCTTCCTTCTACCGGGCATTCAAAAAACACTACCACTACCCACCCCACGATCTTCGTAAACATTAA
- a CDS encoding M24 family metallopeptidase, with protein sequence MTSNSYQRLDILQDNLKSQGISRLVISDPYAISYYYNIEFDPNERIWLMIAQADQEPVLIANELFVFEEPDKGQVIWIKDGDSIVEAFEKTKVFEGLTEGAKVGVDKHLIAGWLLPLMEAYPHFNWLLTSDIVDQQRAIKTEAEMTAMREVSAITDRAMKRVIEEVIPYGYSEIEACERLKKIFVEEGANQGLSFAPIIAYGPNGADPHHVPDHSKPELGDSVVIDIGCRHNYYCSDMTRTVYYGQPTKEALEIHQIVEEAQARGIKAAQVGQALSEVDLAGRNHIDQAGYGPYFTHRIGHFIGRECHEKGDVSQVNQTPIQAGNIFSVEPGIYLTGNTAVRIEDLVIAHEEGPEVINHYPREAQIVEPK encoded by the coding sequence ATGACTAGCAATAGCTACCAACGTTTAGATATTTTACAAGACAATCTCAAATCTCAGGGCATTAGTCGCTTAGTAATTAGTGACCCCTATGCCATTTCTTATTACTACAATATTGAATTCGATCCCAACGAAAGAATCTGGTTAATGATCGCTCAAGCTGACCAGGAGCCGGTTTTAATTGCCAATGAACTCTTTGTCTTTGAAGAACCTGATAAGGGCCAGGTGATTTGGATTAAAGACGGCGATAGTATCGTTGAAGCCTTTGAAAAAACCAAGGTATTTGAGGGACTGACAGAAGGTGCAAAGGTTGGTGTCGATAAACATCTGATTGCAGGCTGGTTGCTGCCCTTGATGGAGGCCTATCCACACTTTAACTGGTTACTGACCAGTGATATCGTTGACCAACAGCGAGCCATCAAAACGGAAGCGGAAATGACAGCTATGCGGGAAGTCTCTGCCATCACCGACCGGGCCATGAAGCGGGTAATTGAAGAAGTGATTCCTTATGGCTATAGTGAGATTGAGGCTTGCGAACGTTTGAAGAAAATCTTTGTCGAAGAAGGAGCCAACCAAGGCCTCAGCTTTGCCCCGATCATTGCCTATGGACCTAATGGAGCCGACCCCCACCATGTACCTGATCACTCTAAACCAGAATTAGGGGACTCCGTAGTCATTGACATCGGTTGCCGCCATAACTATTACTGTTCTGACATGACCCGGACGGTTTATTACGGTCAACCTACTAAGGAAGCGCTAGAAATTCACCAAATTGTTGAAGAAGCCCAAGCTCGGGGAATTAAGGCGGCCCAAGTGGGGCAAGCCTTGTCCGAAGTTGACCTAGCGGGACGAAACCATATCGACCAGGCTGGATACGGTCCTTACTTTACCCACCGGATTGGCCACTTTATTGGCCGGGAATGTCATGAGAAAGGGGACGTCTCCCAAGTCAACCAAACCCCAATCCAAGCCGGAAATATCTTCTCCGTAGAACCAGGGATCTACCTGACCGGCAATACCGCGGTCAGAATCGAAGACCTAGTCATCGCCCATGAAGAAGGCCCTGAAGTTATCAACCACTATCCTCGTGAAGCACAAATTGTTGAACCAAAATAA
- the metK gene encoding methionine adenosyltransferase, translated as MSKEKRLFTSESVTEGHPDKVADQISDAILDAAIAQDPNSRVACETIVNTGLVFIFGEISTKAVLNYQKIVRDTVTKIGYRRGKFGFDAENLSVMVAIDQQSPDIAQGVDISLEARKEDDSLAAEEAIESLGAGDQGLMFGYACDETEEYMPLAITLAHRLTERLAYARHNGLLPYLRPDGKTQVTVELDDAGRPFRVDTIVLSTQHAEEITQKQIHQDVKEYIIKPVIPASLLDQNTKYYINPTGRFVIGGPKGDSGLTGRKIIVDTYGGAARHGGGAFSGKDATKVDRSASYMARYIAKNIVAAGLAKACEVQLAYAIGVSEPVSIAVDTFETGTVSEDRLLEAIREIFPLSPSGIINSLDLRRPIYQPTASYGHFGRPSDKGYFPWEKTDRVQALLKAVQ; from the coding sequence ATGTCAAAAGAAAAAAGATTATTTACTAGTGAAAGTGTCACAGAAGGACATCCTGACAAGGTAGCCGACCAAATTAGTGATGCTATTCTGGACGCCGCTATTGCCCAAGATCCTAACAGTCGGGTAGCATGTGAAACCATCGTAAATACTGGCTTAGTTTTTATTTTTGGAGAGATCTCTACTAAAGCCGTCCTTAATTATCAAAAAATTGTTCGTGATACCGTGACTAAGATTGGTTACCGGCGTGGTAAGTTTGGCTTTGACGCTGAGAATTTATCAGTGATGGTAGCCATTGACCAACAATCTCCTGATATCGCCCAAGGGGTTGACATTTCCCTAGAAGCCCGGAAAGAAGACGATAGTTTGGCGGCTGAAGAAGCCATTGAGTCCTTAGGTGCTGGTGACCAAGGTTTGATGTTTGGTTACGCCTGTGATGAAACCGAAGAATATATGCCTCTGGCCATCACCCTAGCCCACCGTCTGACTGAACGTTTGGCCTATGCCCGCCATAATGGCTTACTCCCTTACCTACGTCCCGACGGCAAAACCCAGGTAACAGTTGAACTGGATGATGCAGGCAGACCCTTCCGCGTGGATACCATCGTGCTTTCTACCCAACATGCTGAAGAAATCACCCAAAAACAAATCCACCAAGATGTTAAGGAATACATCATTAAACCGGTGATTCCAGCTTCCCTATTGGATCAAAATACCAAGTACTATATTAATCCGACTGGCCGCTTTGTTATTGGCGGTCCTAAGGGCGATTCCGGCTTAACTGGCCGCAAGATTATTGTGGATACCTACGGTGGTGCAGCCCGTCATGGTGGTGGGGCCTTTTCCGGAAAGGATGCCACCAAGGTAGACCGGTCAGCCTCTTATATGGCCCGCTATATTGCTAAAAACATTGTTGCTGCAGGTTTAGCCAAGGCTTGTGAAGTCCAACTCGCCTACGCCATTGGAGTCAGCGAACCGGTATCTATCGCTGTCGATACTTTTGAAACCGGGACTGTTTCTGAAGACCGCTTATTAGAAGCCATCCGTGAAATCTTCCCACTATCACCATCTGGTATTATCAATAGCTTAGATTTACGCCGACCCATCTACCAACCAACCGCTAGCTACGGACACTTTGGTCGTCCTAGTGATAAGGGCTACTTCCCTTGGGAGAAAACTGACCGGGTCCAAGCCCTATTAAAAGCCGTCCAATAG
- a CDS encoding low molecular weight protein-tyrosine-phosphatase, translating to MIRICFVCLGNICRSPMAEALMREAVKKNHWEGEVQVESAAISDWEIGNGVHPGSREILEREGIPWEDLISSPLTEEIIHEADLLIGMDDQNIADIKRLGADPQKIFRLMDFTEQGGIIDDPWYTGEFELTFEKVSQGIQGLCDYLKENYPQQLNK from the coding sequence ATGATTAGAATTTGTTTTGTATGTTTGGGTAATATTTGTCGCTCACCCATGGCAGAGGCCTTGATGCGTGAAGCAGTCAAAAAGAACCATTGGGAGGGAGAAGTTCAGGTTGAATCAGCAGCTATTTCTGACTGGGAAATAGGTAATGGTGTCCACCCAGGCAGCCGCGAAATCTTGGAGCGGGAAGGGATTCCATGGGAGGACTTGATTTCCTCTCCCTTAACGGAAGAAATCATTCATGAGGCAGATTTATTAATTGGGATGGACGACCAAAATATTGCCGATATCAAGCGCCTAGGCGCCGATCCTCAAAAAATCTTCCGCCTCATGGATTTCACTGAACAAGGTGGCATTATTGATGACCCCTGGTATACCGGCGAATTTGAATTAACTTTCGAGAAAGTCAGCCAAGGCATCCAAGGTCTCTGTGACTATCTCAAAGAAAATTATCCCCAGCAATTAAATAAATAG